From Chryseobacterium gallinarum, one genomic window encodes:
- a CDS encoding TlpA family protein disulfide reductase yields the protein MKKYLLLFIITVFVMSCSKKVEVKGKITGSSPLERIEFVEASGVGTLPLVNIGLDKNGNFSGSFEAPKDGMYVINYAGRQNLIYLERGQKVNISGNGATFPNEYIITGDAKKNNDFLQGSQKFLGDYGTSVNLGQLMSGDEATFLKGMHKVESDINKNVDELAKKFNPSKALLEWKKNDVKVTILNLLANYEMSHGPMSGNPSYKASKAFKDYETKLDDDKEAMVKTIPLYRQYLLVKMTPDFQKYAEANSKGKTDITTSELFAKYLKTKKDISQTAKDYLLAFVMAQADIHPTTPANKIEKIKKIIDSDIKDATIKSDLLKMQMAITGLKIGEAAPEAALVKQDGKTYKLSENKGKPYMLFFYASWNPYISEATIPVLKEVVNFYKSKMNFVYVNVDDTKDQFVKTSNSLLKGIQGVNVYAEGGMESDIAKKYGVYGFKLPCFVIIDKDGKIASRSFVNLGEQELVTILDKLTGLSAPKVDPNMQMQPQLQPAPSAQQQAPQPANPQPAPTK from the coding sequence ATGAAAAAATATCTTTTATTGTTTATCATCACAGTTTTTGTGATGTCTTGTTCAAAAAAAGTAGAAGTAAAAGGAAAAATTACCGGAAGTTCTCCACTGGAAAGAATCGAATTTGTAGAAGCTTCTGGAGTGGGAACCTTACCTTTGGTTAATATTGGTTTAGATAAAAACGGGAACTTTTCCGGAAGTTTTGAAGCTCCTAAAGATGGAATGTATGTGATCAACTATGCCGGCAGACAAAACCTGATCTACCTTGAGAGAGGACAAAAAGTTAACATCTCAGGAAATGGTGCTACTTTCCCTAATGAATATATTATTACCGGTGATGCTAAAAAGAATAATGACTTTCTTCAGGGAAGCCAGAAATTTTTAGGAGACTATGGTACCAGTGTCAATTTAGGTCAGTTAATGAGCGGAGATGAAGCTACATTCTTAAAAGGAATGCATAAAGTAGAATCAGACATTAATAAAAATGTAGATGAGCTTGCCAAGAAATTTAACCCTAGTAAAGCATTGCTGGAATGGAAAAAGAATGATGTGAAGGTGACAATACTTAATTTGCTAGCCAACTATGAAATGTCACATGGTCCAATGTCTGGTAATCCGTCATATAAGGCTTCAAAAGCTTTCAAAGACTATGAAACAAAGCTGGATGATGATAAAGAGGCAATGGTGAAAACAATTCCGCTTTACAGACAATATTTGTTGGTAAAGATGACTCCGGATTTCCAGAAATATGCGGAAGCTAACAGTAAAGGAAAAACAGATATTACCACTTCGGAATTATTTGCCAAGTATTTAAAAACTAAAAAAGATATCTCTCAGACTGCGAAAGATTATTTATTGGCTTTTGTAATGGCACAGGCAGACATTCACCCGACAACCCCGGCGAATAAGATTGAAAAGATCAAGAAAATTATTGATTCCGATATTAAAGATGCCACGATTAAAAGTGATTTACTTAAAATGCAGATGGCTATTACAGGTCTTAAAATCGGAGAAGCAGCCCCTGAAGCGGCTTTAGTAAAGCAAGACGGAAAAACTTATAAGCTTTCTGAAAACAAAGGTAAGCCTTATATGTTGTTTTTCTACGCTTCATGGAATCCTTATATCAGTGAAGCTACCATTCCTGTTTTGAAGGAAGTGGTTAACTTTTATAAATCTAAAATGAATTTTGTATACGTTAATGTGGATGATACAAAAGATCAGTTTGTAAAAACAAGTAATTCTCTACTGAAAGGTATCCAGGGAGTCAATGTATATGCAGAGGGCGGAATGGAATCTGATATAGCAAAGAAATATGGTGTTTACGGGTTCAAATTACCTTGTTTTGTAATCATTGATAAAGATGGCAAAATTGCCAGCAGATCTTTTGTAAACCTTGGTGAGCAGGAATTAGTGACTATTCTGGATAAACTGACAGGGTTATCAGCTCCAAAAGTAGATCCAAATATGCAGATGCAGCCGCAACTACAGCCTGCACCTTCTGCTCAGCAGCAAGCGCCACAGCCAGCAAACCCGCAGCCGGCTCCAACAAAATAA
- a CDS encoding reprolysin-like metallopeptidase: MKRLLTTLFCSVLGISAYAQWTPTSYGRGEKLGSSNIRSYYKLDLDKIRAQLKNAQEMGPNSKPVEILLPTLGGKIEKFAVYSFPVMTKEFAEQYQLGSYAGVSLEDPGKYLRFSVAPNDFQSTIIKDGGYEFISPVNADKTIYGVHPKTRKNENGFLCSTTEDPVAQSQIRALQREGSSFHNQPTDFGRTSDKKYRTMRLAMSVTGEYTTFFGGTANAVAQINATITRVNAVFEKDFALHLNVLSYPALIYDNPATDPYATVTNALQPPSSWNLALQQKLTSIVGSENYDIGHLFGASGGGGNAGCIGCVCIAPANNNSLGKGAGITSPATGSVDPSPQFPPSGDNFDIDYVAHELGHQLGANHTFAHSLETAGVNQEPGSGSTIMGYAGITGANTDVQQHSDPYFHIASIKQVQANLIAKTCDIETPVANNPPVIAPLPTYNIPKGTAFALTASATDPENDPLTYTWEEIDNASVTINKNNLGTTTTGATFRSIAPSTSPTRYFPKLSSVLSGVLNNSNNQWESVSMVPRTTKFAVTVRDNNPAPDQQQTQYAEQTIVVGNDGPFKINSLYANSNAPSAIEWEVANTAAAPYNVSNVKIDYTTDNGTTWTVLSSSTANDGAEDVTFPSALNGQTVKVRVSAIGNVFYAVKSIIVKAFAPCDGAAPINIVVSNVTAVTANVAWQPVAGATYKVRYKKVSDTTWTELNVNSPFVTLNNLLEGAAYELQVATICNGTTGTYSPSANFTMQVLVYCTSQSNNIDYEYISNVTLANINNSTGATTYSNYTIDPSLQINLIKGNTYPISVSVGNPDLDTVAAWIDFNKNGTFEDSERVLNYPVNQITGPITGSFTVPQSAVTDQPVRMRVILLYGGAGSVGGSLIGACGALSYGETEDYNVMITSTLSTSESTIKNDGIQLYPNPATDILNVTKVSEKATYKIYSAAGQLVNSGVINGGRINVSALVKGGYMITIDDKGMEQFKSKFIKK; this comes from the coding sequence ATGAAAAGACTACTTACTACTTTATTTTGTAGTGTACTTGGTATCTCTGCTTATGCGCAATGGACGCCAACATCCTACGGAAGAGGGGAAAAGCTGGGTTCCAGTAATATCCGGAGTTATTATAAGTTGGATCTTGATAAAATCAGGGCTCAGCTTAAAAATGCTCAGGAGATGGGACCTAATTCTAAGCCTGTTGAAATTTTACTTCCTACTTTAGGAGGGAAAATTGAAAAATTTGCAGTGTATAGTTTTCCTGTTATGACAAAAGAGTTTGCTGAACAGTATCAGTTAGGTTCTTATGCTGGGGTTAGCTTAGAAGACCCGGGTAAATATCTTAGATTTTCTGTTGCTCCGAATGATTTTCAATCAACAATCATCAAAGATGGTGGCTATGAGTTTATCAGCCCTGTCAATGCTGATAAAACAATCTATGGAGTGCATCCGAAAACAAGAAAAAACGAAAACGGGTTTTTATGTTCAACAACTGAGGATCCCGTAGCACAGAGTCAGATCAGAGCTTTACAGCGCGAAGGAAGTTCATTCCATAACCAACCTACTGATTTTGGAAGAACATCTGATAAAAAGTATAGAACTATGAGACTGGCAATGTCTGTAACGGGGGAGTATACTACATTCTTTGGAGGTACTGCCAATGCTGTTGCTCAGATCAATGCTACTATAACAAGAGTAAATGCTGTCTTTGAGAAAGATTTTGCGCTGCATTTAAATGTGTTAAGTTATCCAGCTCTTATTTATGATAATCCGGCAACTGACCCGTATGCAACGGTTACCAATGCATTGCAACCACCTTCTTCATGGAATTTAGCACTACAACAAAAGCTTACTTCAATTGTAGGAAGTGAAAACTATGATATAGGACACTTATTTGGCGCTTCCGGTGGTGGAGGAAATGCAGGTTGTATTGGTTGCGTTTGTATTGCTCCTGCCAATAATAATTCATTAGGAAAAGGAGCCGGAATTACATCTCCTGCTACAGGAAGTGTTGATCCATCTCCTCAGTTTCCTCCTTCCGGAGATAATTTTGATATAGATTATGTTGCCCATGAATTAGGACATCAATTAGGAGCTAATCACACTTTTGCCCATAGTTTAGAAACAGCTGGTGTAAACCAGGAACCAGGTTCAGGTTCTACGATTATGGGATATGCGGGAATTACAGGCGCTAATACTGATGTTCAGCAGCATTCAGATCCTTATTTCCATATTGCGAGTATTAAGCAGGTACAGGCAAACCTGATAGCAAAAACATGCGATATAGAAACTCCTGTTGCGAATAATCCTCCTGTAATTGCTCCTTTACCTACTTATAATATTCCTAAAGGAACAGCATTTGCTTTAACGGCCTCTGCTACGGATCCTGAAAATGACCCTTTAACTTATACTTGGGAAGAAATAGATAATGCTAGTGTTACTATTAATAAGAATAATTTAGGAACAACTACTACAGGAGCTACTTTCAGATCGATTGCACCTTCTACAAGCCCTACAAGATATTTTCCTAAATTGTCCTCAGTATTGTCTGGTGTTTTAAATAATTCAAATAACCAATGGGAATCCGTTTCTATGGTGCCTAGAACTACAAAGTTTGCCGTTACGGTAAGGGATAATAATCCAGCTCCGGATCAACAACAAACTCAATATGCAGAACAAACTATTGTTGTAGGCAATGATGGTCCATTTAAAATTAACTCGTTATATGCCAATAGCAATGCTCCTTCTGCTATAGAGTGGGAGGTGGCAAATACAGCAGCAGCTCCATATAATGTTTCCAATGTAAAGATTGATTATACAACAGATAATGGAACTACATGGACTGTGTTATCTTCCTCTACAGCTAATGATGGGGCTGAAGATGTTACTTTCCCATCGGCATTGAACGGACAAACAGTTAAAGTAAGAGTCTCTGCTATAGGAAACGTTTTCTATGCAGTTAAATCGATTATAGTTAAGGCGTTTGCACCTTGTGACGGAGCAGCCCCAATAAATATAGTGGTATCTAATGTGACGGCAGTCACTGCAAATGTTGCTTGGCAGCCTGTTGCTGGAGCTACTTATAAGGTTCGTTATAAAAAAGTAAGTGATACAACGTGGACCGAGCTGAATGTGAATAGCCCTTTTGTAACCTTGAATAACTTATTGGAAGGAGCGGCATATGAATTACAGGTAGCTACAATATGTAATGGAACTACAGGTACATATTCACCATCAGCGAATTTTACAATGCAGGTTTTGGTTTACTGTACTTCACAGTCCAATAATATCGATTATGAATATATTTCGAATGTAACACTTGCTAATATTAATAACAGTACCGGTGCAACAACTTACTCGAACTATACTATAGACCCTTCTCTTCAGATCAATTTGATTAAAGGAAATACCTATCCAATATCTGTATCAGTAGGAAATCCTGATTTGGATACAGTGGCAGCCTGGATTGACTTTAATAAGAATGGAACTTTTGAAGACTCAGAAAGAGTTCTTAATTATCCTGTAAACCAGATAACAGGACCTATTACAGGATCATTTACTGTGCCACAATCAGCAGTGACAGATCAGCCTGTAAGAATGAGAGTTATACTTCTATACGGGGGAGCTGGTAGTGTAGGAGGTTCATTAATAGGAGCTTGTGGAGCTCTTAGTTATGGAGAAACGGAAGATTATAACGTGATGATAACCTCTACTTTATCAACTTCAGAATCTACTATTAAAAATGACGGTATCCAGTTATATCCAAACCCGGCAACTGACATTTTAAATGTAACCAAAGTTTCAGAGAAAGCTACCTATAAAATTTACAGTGCTGCAGGACAATTGGTAAACAGTGGTGTTATCAATGGTGGTAGAATCAATGTTTCAGCTTTAGTAAAAGGTGGATATATGATTACAATTGATGATAAAGGTATGGAGCAATTCAAATCCAAGTTCATCAAAAAATAA
- a CDS encoding DUF6452 family protein: MKYLKFLITICFLGILFSCGGDDDICESGEGTPRMKVAFISIKSGKPMTVDSLNVAVDYGSGKVDLGWQTKIDSRLIPLRVDDSPYTDVYFKVSTKGTESKVRINYTTRSTYVSPGCGIKKNYDNLSSQLITPNPVQNLEEGLNQIENEDKTNLYLLF; encoded by the coding sequence ATGAAATACCTTAAATTTCTCATAACAATCTGTTTTCTGGGGATTCTGTTTTCCTGTGGAGGGGATGATGATATCTGTGAAAGCGGAGAAGGAACTCCCAGAATGAAAGTGGCTTTTATATCAATAAAGTCCGGAAAACCAATGACTGTAGATTCCCTGAATGTTGCTGTTGACTATGGATCCGGTAAAGTAGATCTGGGTTGGCAGACCAAAATAGATTCAAGGCTGATTCCTTTAAGGGTAGATGATTCGCCATATACCGATGTATATTTTAAGGTAAGCACCAAAGGGACTGAATCCAAGGTTAGAATAAACTATACTACCAGATCTACCTACGTATCTCCGGGATGCGGGATCAAAAAAAATTATGATAATTTAAGTTCACAATTAATCACTCCTAATCCTGTTCAAAACCTGGAAGAAGGACTAAATCAAATAGAGAATGAAGACAAGACTAATCTATACCTTCTTTTTTAG
- a CDS encoding DUF6048 family protein codes for MKTRLIYTFFFSVLGIISWAQDKQEKKEVKKEHWKYEPNFMVGLDVLNTGVAFFSDRKLYQGFISSRLKENLHVIAEAGFEKNIYQKNGYDAKASGPFIKLGAFYMLAKDAENEFNGFYAGGKVAGSFYNQEYMAIPVRGFGGSTSSVAFPSSSQSTFWLEGTLGGRVQLFDSNFYIDVNLQPRYWMYTSKQDDISPMIVPGFGRSSSKFNMGFAWNIAYKF; via the coding sequence ATGAAGACAAGACTAATCTATACCTTCTTTTTTAGTGTATTAGGAATAATAAGCTGGGCTCAGGATAAACAGGAGAAAAAAGAAGTAAAAAAGGAGCACTGGAAGTATGAGCCCAATTTTATGGTTGGTCTTGATGTGCTTAACACAGGAGTTGCCTTTTTCTCTGACAGAAAGCTATACCAGGGTTTTATTTCTTCCAGGCTGAAAGAAAATCTCCATGTCATTGCAGAAGCTGGTTTTGAAAAGAATATATACCAGAAGAATGGTTATGATGCAAAGGCAAGTGGTCCGTTCATTAAACTGGGGGCTTTCTATATGTTAGCTAAAGATGCAGAAAACGAATTCAATGGTTTTTATGCCGGGGGGAAGGTTGCCGGATCTTTCTATAATCAGGAGTATATGGCAATTCCTGTTCGTGGATTTGGAGGGAGTACTTCATCAGTAGCATTTCCATCGTCATCACAATCTACCTTTTGGTTAGAAGGAACATTGGGAGGCAGGGTACAGTTGTTTGATTCCAATTTTTATATAGATGTGAATCTGCAGCCCCGGTATTGGATGTACACTTCTAAACAGGATGATATTTCACCTATGATCGTCCCGGGATTTGGGCGGAGTTCTTCCAAATTCAATATGGGATTTGCATGGAATATAGCGTATAAATTTTAA
- a CDS encoding succinate dehydrogenase/fumarate reductase iron-sulfur subunit: MSAKKGLHLTLKIWRQKNNKSKGQFETYKISDVSTDSSFLEMLDILNENLINEGKEPIAFDHDCREGICGMCSLYINGRAHGPDTGITTCQLHMRMFKDGETIVIEPWRSAAFPVIKDLMVDRSAFDRVMAAGGFISVNTSGNTLDANAIPVPKEDADRAMDAAACIGCGACVATCKNGSAMLFVGAKVSQYALLPQGRIEAKRRVLNMVKAMDEEGFGNCSNTGACEVECPKGISLENIARMNREYMAALVDQG, from the coding sequence ATGAGTGCAAAAAAAGGCTTACATCTTACGCTGAAAATTTGGAGACAAAAAAATAATAAATCTAAAGGTCAGTTTGAGACCTACAAAATATCAGATGTATCTACAGATTCTTCTTTTTTGGAGATGCTGGATATCCTGAACGAAAATTTAATTAACGAAGGTAAAGAACCTATCGCATTTGACCACGACTGTCGTGAAGGAATCTGCGGGATGTGTTCACTATACATCAACGGTAGAGCTCATGGTCCTGATACAGGTATTACAACTTGTCAGCTTCACATGAGGATGTTCAAAGACGGAGAAACGATCGTTATTGAGCCTTGGAGAAGTGCTGCTTTTCCTGTTATCAAGGATTTGATGGTAGACAGAAGCGCATTCGACAGAGTGATGGCAGCAGGTGGTTTCATCTCTGTAAACACTTCCGGTAATACGTTGGATGCTAATGCAATTCCGGTTCCGAAAGAAGACGCAGACAGAGCAATGGATGCTGCAGCTTGCATCGGATGTGGAGCTTGTGTAGCTACCTGTAAAAACGGATCTGCAATGCTATTTGTGGGAGCTAAAGTTTCTCAGTATGCATTGCTTCCTCAAGGTAGGATAGAAGCTAAGAGAAGAGTTCTGAACATGGTGAAAGCTATGGATGAAGAAGGATTCGGAAACTGTTCAAATACGGGAGCATGCGAAGTTGAATGCCCTAAAGGTATTTCTCTTGAAAACATTGCAAGGATGAACAGAGAATACATGGCTGCTCTTGTAGATCAAGGATAG
- a CDS encoding M43 family zinc metalloprotease, whose amino-acid sequence MKRKITSKVSILLLLAFFYSIYGQKNNQDKIVFGKKYTIDELRKTNGFIRCASTEYEATLQKNNPKRMSDAEFEAWIAPLIANAKKDNSKSQNGGVITIPVVVHVIHSGQALGVAPNITNAQVQSQITVMNNDYRKLAGTPGYNTNPVGADTMIQFALAKVDPNGNPTDGIDRVNLCQTSWATSAIDSYVKPLTIWDPTKYMNMWSVNFSNSQLLGYAQFPSNSTLPGLAANGGYADTDGVVANYSTFGSIAYNDGTFLLNAPYNRGRTMTHEVGHFLGLRHIWGDSACGDDFCADTPTHQSSNGGCPTHPKPNNCNTTDEMFENYMDYTNDSCMNIFTINQKDRITAVMNNSPRRMELITSTADAPIPLFANDAELKGERSCSANACTDSQPPATVQFSIYNRGTSPLTSAVITYSVNGGAMQTTNWSGNLAQDKYALINIPTGVASGTISAEITSVNGTSDQRSTNNSASVVIGNTVPVSNNNFTLELQLDYFGSETTWSITNSAGTVLYNGGPYQDVADPNTMPIPPVMTQSLVLPQDDCYTFTINDSENDGIYQYDGYYRILNSAGKVVVAGNNFTTSQQRIFKVTGALSTKEIRKDKAVIGIYPNPVNDVLNITKVSNKATFEIYNTLGQIVKKGTIDNNKINVSELLKGDYIIAIKDEKISENIKFIKK is encoded by the coding sequence ATGAAAAGAAAAATTACTTCGAAAGTATCTATTTTACTTCTTCTGGCTTTTTTTTATTCAATTTATGGACAGAAAAATAATCAGGATAAAATTGTTTTTGGAAAGAAGTATACAATTGATGAGCTAAGGAAAACAAATGGGTTTATTAGGTGTGCCTCAACAGAGTATGAAGCGACATTACAAAAGAATAATCCCAAAAGAATGTCAGATGCAGAATTTGAAGCATGGATTGCTCCTTTGATTGCTAATGCAAAAAAAGACAACAGCAAATCTCAAAATGGAGGAGTGATCACAATTCCTGTTGTTGTGCATGTTATTCACAGTGGCCAGGCATTAGGAGTGGCACCTAACATTACTAATGCACAGGTTCAGTCACAAATTACAGTGATGAATAATGACTATAGAAAGTTAGCAGGGACACCTGGTTATAACACCAATCCTGTAGGAGCTGATACCATGATCCAGTTTGCGCTGGCTAAAGTTGATCCGAATGGTAATCCTACAGATGGTATAGACCGTGTCAACCTATGCCAGACTTCATGGGCAACTTCCGCTATTGATAGCTATGTAAAGCCACTTACAATCTGGGATCCTACCAAATATATGAATATGTGGAGTGTTAATTTCTCAAATTCTCAATTGCTTGGTTATGCACAGTTTCCCTCAAATTCTACTCTACCGGGATTAGCTGCAAATGGTGGCTATGCTGATACTGATGGTGTGGTAGCAAACTATTCCACATTTGGTAGTATTGCCTATAATGATGGTACCTTCTTATTAAACGCTCCTTACAACAGAGGAAGAACAATGACTCATGAAGTAGGACATTTTTTAGGATTGAGACATATCTGGGGAGACTCTGCCTGTGGAGATGATTTTTGCGCAGATACTCCTACTCATCAAAGTTCTAACGGAGGATGTCCTACGCATCCAAAACCAAATAATTGTAATACTACTGATGAAATGTTTGAAAACTATATGGATTATACAAACGATTCATGTATGAATATTTTTACCATTAATCAAAAAGACAGAATCACTGCAGTGATGAATAACTCCCCTAGAAGGATGGAGCTTATAACATCTACAGCAGATGCTCCTATTCCTTTATTTGCCAATGATGCTGAATTGAAAGGGGAAAGAAGTTGTAGCGCAAATGCCTGTACTGATTCTCAGCCTCCTGCCACTGTACAGTTCTCAATATATAATAGAGGTACAAGTCCGCTTACCTCTGCTGTAATTACTTATTCTGTGAATGGAGGTGCTATGCAGACAACAAATTGGAGTGGAAACTTAGCTCAGGATAAATATGCTTTGATCAATATTCCAACCGGAGTTGCATCAGGTACTATTTCTGCTGAGATTACCTCTGTGAACGGAACTTCAGATCAAAGATCAACTAATAATTCAGCGTCAGTAGTGATTGGAAATACGGTTCCTGTATCCAATAATAACTTTACACTTGAGCTGCAATTAGATTATTTTGGCTCAGAAACTACGTGGAGTATTACTAATAGTGCAGGTACAGTATTGTATAATGGAGGGCCATATCAGGATGTGGCTGATCCAAACACAATGCCTATTCCGCCGGTAATGACTCAAAGCCTGGTGCTTCCTCAGGATGATTGTTATACTTTTACAATAAATGACAGCGAAAACGATGGTATTTACCAATATGATGGTTACTACAGGATTTTAAATTCTGCAGGTAAAGTCGTAGTGGCAGGTAATAATTTTACAACTTCACAACAGAGAATATTCAAAGTAACGGGTGCACTGTCAACAAAAGAAATCAGAAAAGACAAGGCTGTAATAGGGATTTATCCGAATCCGGTAAATGATGTTTTAAATATAACTAAAGTATCAAATAAGGCCACTTTTGAAATATATAATACCCTCGGCCAAATTGTGAAGAAAGGTACAATTGATAATAACAAGATAAATGTATCAGAGTTATTAAAAGGTGATTATATTATTGCAATAAAAGATGAGAAAATTTCTGAAAACATTAAGTTTATAAAAAAATAA
- the rlmD gene encoding 23S rRNA (uracil(1939)-C(5))-methyltransferase RlmD produces MSKKKKNIILENIKLVNAGAKGVAIGRTEEGKTVMVSGAIPGDIVNIRVKKAKSKYYEGEAIEVLEKSPYRVEPKCIHFGTCGGCKWQNMSYEKQLAFKQEEVYNNIKRIGGIEDFETVSILGSEEQYFYRNKMEFSFSNARWLTQYEISSEENFGSKDALGFHIPGMWSKILDLKECFLQEDPSNAIRLAVKEYAVETGLDFFDVRNHEGFLRTLMMRQNSKGEWMVLFQLFREEKENREKLFEFILEKFPQIKTLVYAINPKANDSIYDLDINVYSGQGYLMEEMDGLKFKIGPKSFFQTNYKQALELYRKTLEFADLKGDEVVYDLYTGTGTIAQYVARNAKQVIGIESVQEAIDAAIEHAELNGLTNTTFYCGDMKDIFNDDFLANHPKADVLITDPPRDGMHQKVVEQILKLSPEKVVYVSCNSATQARDLALMKDHYTLVKILPVDMFPQTHHVENIALLIKK; encoded by the coding sequence ATGAGTAAGAAGAAAAAAAATATAATTCTTGAGAACATCAAACTTGTTAATGCAGGAGCAAAAGGTGTTGCAATCGGAAGAACAGAAGAGGGTAAAACAGTAATGGTTTCAGGTGCAATTCCGGGTGATATTGTTAATATAAGAGTGAAAAAGGCAAAGTCTAAATATTATGAAGGCGAAGCTATAGAAGTTCTTGAGAAATCACCTTACAGAGTAGAGCCTAAATGTATTCATTTTGGTACTTGTGGAGGGTGCAAATGGCAGAATATGAGCTATGAGAAGCAATTGGCTTTTAAGCAGGAAGAAGTATATAACAATATTAAAAGAATCGGGGGGATTGAAGATTTTGAAACAGTTTCAATATTGGGCTCTGAAGAACAATATTTCTACAGGAATAAAATGGAGTTCTCTTTCTCTAATGCGAGATGGCTTACTCAATATGAAATAAGCTCTGAAGAAAACTTTGGAAGTAAAGATGCGCTAGGTTTTCATATCCCGGGAATGTGGAGTAAAATTCTGGATCTTAAAGAATGTTTCCTGCAGGAAGACCCTTCTAACGCAATCAGGTTGGCTGTAAAAGAATATGCTGTTGAAACCGGACTGGATTTCTTTGATGTAAGAAATCATGAAGGGTTCCTGAGAACCTTAATGATGAGACAGAACTCTAAAGGAGAATGGATGGTGCTATTCCAGCTTTTCAGAGAAGAAAAAGAAAACAGGGAGAAGCTTTTTGAATTTATATTAGAGAAGTTTCCACAAATCAAAACATTGGTGTATGCCATTAATCCAAAAGCCAATGACTCAATTTACGATCTGGATATTAATGTTTATTCCGGGCAAGGATATCTGATGGAAGAAATGGATGGGCTGAAGTTTAAAATCGGGCCAAAATCATTTTTCCAGACAAATTATAAGCAAGCTTTGGAGCTTTACAGGAAAACATTGGAATTTGCAGATCTGAAAGGAGATGAAGTAGTGTATGACCTGTATACGGGAACAGGAACAATTGCTCAATACGTGGCAAGAAACGCAAAACAGGTAATCGGTATAGAATCAGTACAGGAAGCTATTGATGCAGCGATAGAACATGCGGAATTGAACGGACTTACAAATACGACTTTCTATTGTGGAGATATGAAAGATATCTTCAATGACGACTTCCTGGCTAATCATCCTAAAGCAGACGTTTTAATCACTGATCCTCCCAGGGACGGAATGCATCAGAAAGTCGTGGAACAGATTTTGAAACTTTCTCCGGAAAAAGTGGTTTACGTAAGCTGTAATTCGGCTACACAAGCCAGGGATTTAGCCTTAATGAAAGACCATTATACATTAGTTAAGATATTGCCGGTAGATATGTTCCCGCAAACACACCACGTTGAAAACATTGCTTTATTGATTAAAAAATAA